TTTATATGTTTTGTGAGTGTGTAGAAACTGCCCCAATCCCACATTttgttcatgttgtttccctcaaagagaatgtaagctcctaaagGTCAAGAACTATCACCAACTATTGTTGCTGGCACAAGGTAGATTTTTAATATAAGGTTGGGGGTCAATTGAGTCAATCAATCACCTTAAAATGACCAACAAAATACTCTAGCCCTGATGCTTTTATCAAATGAGAACACCTTTATTGTATCAATTAGTTCATTAATGGTATTACTCTAAATATATGCTCTGTTATGACCTCAGAGTCTTCTATAAATATTAAGCCAACCATTAGCCAGCATTTGAGTATCTGTCTGAAGCTGACAAAATGGTTCTAGCCAAGCCTTTGATGCATTCAAAATAGGAGTCCATCCACTGGCTTAATGAATTTATTATGAATTATGGATAgataggagaaagggagggaagataaaagagagaaagagagatagagaaacagagagagagacagagagacagagagagagagacagagagagagaggaaaagagagagagtacCCTAATCTAACTTACCCATTTGACTGCTCAGGTTCTGTTCCTGGCagtaccccccacccccagaagtAAAAAAAGAGATCGAGACTTCATCCTAACCCCTTCATCTACccctcctggctctccatctcccTTTACCAGCATTCATGTTCAGGTTGAGTTGATGGGGGATGATCTCACATTTGCTAGACCAAAAAGGGAGGGTatatttccttcacacaatcccCCTCTCTGATTCTTTGGAAGACCAGCAGATTAAATCTCTTCACTTGGGTTTTATATGAGATTAACATGTcaggtctccccaatgaatcattccacatatggAGCCTATACATTTAGAGATTCTCTTAGTAGAGGGTATAAAATACTGTACCGTACATAGAGAGAATTATAACAATATggggaataaaagggaaagaggggaagaaagaaaaaaaaagaaaaatgactgatagatgcattaacaaaaagccaattgggggcactCCCCTTTGGTGTAAGAGTTTACAATCAGAATAAATGATAGGTTCAACCCTCCTCAGTTCCATTCATTATTTCTAGATATTTGTTCTGGATCTTTTAATGTAGTTTTTCTACAATCATCCTTATgccatcttctccagaagatccaCTTTCCTGGTTTGGGGtattgataattttcttttcctaaaattactttaaaagatcttaaactttgaattttaggataattTTACACCTTTGAAAGGGagctgttttgttgttgttgttgctgttgtgtttttgtttttgtttttgtttttttttgtagaacattggtctcttcttctctcccttgaTCAAAGGGGGATTTTGTGAAATTCATGTGGTCATTGTATTTGGACATCTCATGGGCATCCTAGTGGTGCCTCTGGAATATCAGTGATTGATGGCAGTATATGCATTGAGGGTTAGGACACACTGAGAAAAGGCAACTTTACATCTCAACAGAATACCATACAATACCCAACAGGGACTTCTTGAGGGCCccagaaaaacaacaataacaacaacaacaacaacaacaaaacataaaATGACTTCCAGTAAAGAACTTTCAGGAGCTGTGAATTTCCTCTTGAAACCACTTTCCCCAGGACTCCCTCCCTTTATTTTTGTGGAAGAATGTGTCCCTGGTTTGCAAGGATATCGGTATAAACTGTTCTTACTACATACTGACTTAGTAAATAAGAATCCTAAATTAAAGCTAGCTAAATCCAGTTGTTTAATTTATATCAACTGATGATCAATAGGAAAAGTAAACTAACAGGGGCTTGTGTACTATAGCAttccaaaaaaccccaaacaaaacaaaacaaaaatacctcCCCAATCACTCATGGGCTCCTAGAAACATGAAACAATCCCCTATTTTCCAGGAATTAGTTAGCCAGTTTTAGTTAGGATTAGGGAGAGTGAGTCTAGAGCTTGCACTATGTATAAAAAAAAGTGTGTTGTGTGATTGAATGGataatatgaatgaaaaaaataacattagaCCACTCAAAACAATATTAAACATTTCAATTCCTGAATCTTGATTTTATAACTGGTTCATTGCCCATAATTCCTTCTTACTGAAATCTTACAGTCTAGCTAGAGAGAAAATAGACATATGAAATAATTACTGCAAAAACAGTATATAGCAAAGCAATAAATTTCACATTacaattagagaacaaatcagtAGGCAAACAAGGTGGTTGTTtgttaaaaatacaaatacagtTGGTGTTAGGGAAGAGAGACATCAGTGTGGCTTCCTGTAGGAAGTGAGAGACCTGATCTGAGTAGTGAAGAATGGGTTGAAAATGGATAAGTGATGATTATGAGGAAGAGGTTTCAAGAAGACAAAGGGAGGGCATGGGATCTCCATCATCCTGCTAAATATTTGTATATCTAGATGGAACCAAAAAACATCCCTTTGAAAATGTGTTTCTGTGACCAATGCATCACTCAGGAGGCTCCAGCAAGAAGCAATCTCCCTATAAGGcccagggaaaaaaagaacacacGTCACAAGACTTTCAGTTGTTGACGCTAGTGAAAGACAGAGACTGAAATTCGTCTCCTGATGACTGATGCCACATGTCATTTTGTTTGCTCTGTGGTCCATCTCGGGACTATTAGTCACACTTTGTGTCCATATATTTGgctaaatttagaaataaagagtcaATAAGCccacacccaaaaggtcagatgCAGGAGTCGGGGTGTTCTAAGTAACTATTCATGTCTGTGCTTCTTCTAACCTGGAATGCTTTGCTAATAATGATGAGTTCATATTTTTAGAGCACTCTGAGCAGGCAAAATTGTTGCTTTGTAACTATGATGTGATGCAGGCAGCCAAAGCATGGTCTCCATTTAAGTCAGAAATATTGTGGAAAAGGTAAAATCccagcctggaatcagaagatctaagtttgaatcctgactcaagCATATGTTAGGTGATTGACCATATGTcatagaaaagtcatttaacctctttgagatGTTTCCTCCTCAATTAAATGAGAGGCAGCACAGGCATGATTAAAACACTGGATTTGGGGCCAGGGGGGTATGTTTTCAAATCTttactcagatactttctaactgtggaaccctggacaaatcacttaccatctgagctttagtttcctttACTGTAAAACGGGAACAATAATATTGCCTAAACCAAAGTCATTGAAAAGCTTACAGAAGTTAACATATTGGGTTCTGAAGATTTTAACTTAGGGTCTTCCTCTAGTAGCCAGTATACATTCTGTCAGCCAGATACTGTATTTCCATCCCGGCCTAGTGATGATGAGTCAAGTAGTGATGAAACAAGTCATCAGCCCAGCCCCACACTGAGAAGACGACGTGCTCGAAAGAAGACAATTTCTTGTTCAGAATCTGAGGATAGACCACCTATTGAACATGAATCTGATTCTCCCAAGGAAAAGGTGCACCAGCGCCACTTCAATAGTAGCCTCAACAAGTGTATTATACTAGCTTTGGTGATTGCAGTCAGcatgggatttggacatttctaTGGTACCATTCAGATTCAAAAACGCCAGGAACTAGTCAGAAAGATACATGTTGATGAATTGAATGGTATGAAGGATTATCTTTACCAATGTCAGCAAGAACAAGGGGCTTCTGGTGATAAGTCACTGAGAGAAAATCTTGCAACATGTTTGAGGCTTACGGAGGTGGAGAAGATAGCCTTTGAAACGCAGAAAAAAACCCTAGCTACAGAAAACCATCATTTAAGAGTGTctctggagaaggaagaaaaagcgTTGTCCTCCTTACAGGAAGAGTTAAGGAAATTAAGAGAACAGATTCGAAATTTGGAAGATAAAGAAACAAGTACTGAATCGATAGTTTCTGAAAATCAAAAACTTAAACAGcatttagaagaagaaaagcaaaaatctcATAGCTTTCTCAGTCAGAAGGAGACCCTCTTGGCAGAAGCACAGATGCtaaggaaagaactagaaaaagaacgaCAAACAACCATTGCCTTAAGGGAGGAACTGGATCTTTTAAGCAGTAAGCAGTCATCTGGTGATATAGACTCTCCCAATATACTGactgaaaataaggaaatagaaactttACGAGCAAGACTAACAGAACTGGAATGGAAGCTAAACTTTGAACAACAACGATCTGATTTGTGGGAAAGATTATATGTTGAAGCAAAAGATCAAAGTGGAAgacaagaaaacaatgaaaaaaataaaggtagcAAGGGAACTAATAAGGCTAGGAAGTCTAAAGATACCTTGTTTGGTTCAGTTAAGGAAACTTTTGATGCCATGAAGAATTCAACAAAAGAATTTGTAAGGCaccataaagaaaaaattaaacaggcTAAAGAAGCTGTtaaggaaaacttgaaaaaattttcaGATTCTGTTAAGTCTACCTTCAGTCATTTCAAAGATACCACCAAGACTGTCTTTGatgaaaaggggaataaaaaattTGGAGATAAAAGAGATGAAGTaactaaaaaagcaaaaactgTTTATCGTGAATATTTGCATCCCCAACCTAGACCACCTTCTAAAAATACACATCATAAAAGTCCCAGCATGGCAAGATcaggaagaaaacaaaagtcaGTTCAGTTTGAAACATTTGAGAACACAAATTCACAGAAATGCAGCACGATTCAAGACTCAGTAAGAAattaccactttttaaaaaacccttctgattttattgaATGTGGTCATCAGGAAAAGCAACCAGTTCAGTTTGAAACATTTGGTAAAAACACAAACTCCCAGAAATGCTCAACTGACAAAGACTGTGTGAAAAGTTCTCACCGACTAACAAAAGGCTGTTTTGGTGTTTTTGAATGTGCTCATCAGGAATCTGTTAGCCTTTTCAACAGAGTATTAGACCCCGTAAGAATAGATGAATTTAATCAATTAATGCAAAGATATGTGCAGGAAGAAGTAAATGACTTCCATCATTGGGGAGAACTTCAGCAATTCATCAATAAGTTTTTCCATAACAGTGTCTTTATTCATGATCAGATGTTGTTCACTGACTTTGTTAATGATGTTAAAGATTATCTTGAAGACATGAAGGAATATCAAGTAGATAATCATGGAGTGTTTGAGGATTTGGATGACTATATATATAGACATTTCTTTGGTGACACATTTTCCCCTCAGTATGGACCCAGTCGCCCTGATAAAAAGCATCGTATGGTTAATATTGAAAACTCCAGGCATCGAAAACAAGAGCAGAAGTACCCTCAGCCACAGCATtataagagggaaggtaaatGGCATAAACATGGTCGAAGTAATGGAAGACACACGGCAAATCTTGAAATAGAATTGGGGCAGTTACCTTTTGACCCAAAATATTGAACATGATTAAGTAAATTAGATAACTTTAAGGGAATTGTGGATGTTCTCTACTCTGTTCAGTATTGAAAACTAAGAAACTGAAGTTACTAAGAAGTCAAtgtctttcatctctaaatatcaGTTTGGTGAATTTTACACTGTTATTCAAAAGCATCCGTCAAAGCTTACTAACTTGCATTTTCTTTGTAGTTTAGCTCTGCTGAATTCTTTTTGGCAATGGAAATAAGTTTGGTTGTAGTTTTACTGCTAGGGAAGCCAGGCATGCAATAGGTTTTGTGCatgaaatggtttttttttttttttcatttttaaggtgAGACAAGCTCTTGTCATATATGACAAAGTAAAATTAACACTGATATTTGTTAACTTTGGTGTTGAGCtgccttggaaaaaatatattgtgatggaatttcaaaaaaaaaaaaaagaagttaacatATTGTTCTAGTCCAGAGAAAGAAAGTCCACCAAAGTTGCTTCTGCCCTTGGATCTAGGCACACTTTCTCCTCCTGATTTCCCCCTTCACTCATTTCTGCCCCTCCCAATCTGGATTTTTTCTATTCCAGGCTGAATCCCCCAGTTTCCTAATTGTCTGCATCCTCAAGGGTGAGAAAACAATCAGATCTCCCTTAGCAGGGAGCCTTTCCTCACTATTATATACATGAAGCATACCTGATATCTAAGCTGCTTAAGTTTCCTTGAAGAAGGGGCCCTGGAATCCTGACAAGAACTTGTATAAccaaggcaactaggtggcttagtggattgagagccaggcccagagatgggaggtcctaggttcaaatgtggcctcacacacttcctagctgtgtgaccttgggcaagtcaattaaaccctattgcctagcctttaccattcttctggcctgaagtcaatacttagtatcaatcccCAAACAGAAGGTAATagttgaaacaaaacaaaacttatacAACCATGTTGCAAAGTTTGGGCATTGTCTCTTGAAAACACCTCTGTGGACTCCTCTTCCTGCCATGGCTTAAAAACTATTGTGCCTAAGACTCATATGTTTGCCATTTAAAACCCTTTAAGACTGGACTCCAGCCTTCACTTCCAGGCTTAAAAcacattattttccttcaagTACTCTACAGACCAGCCAAATTGACCTTCTTGCCATTCCTTAAACGTGACAGTCCATTTCTCTGGCTTACTATAGGTTATCTACCATATCTGGAATACATTCCTTCACCCTCACTTGTTAGAATTCCTCGTTTCTTTTACAACTCAACTTATGCACTAGATCCTACatgacttttccttttttatttaaaaaagcaatttcatttaaaacatttttacattcatttaaaaagtttgagttccaaatctcTCCCTCCATCCAGCTCCTCTCCCACCCCATtgggaaggcaagcaatatgacacCCACCATACatgtaaagtcatgcaaaacatatttccatattatccatgttgcaaaaaagcaagaaaaatttaAAGGTCAAAAACCCCCAAACTccaatatgcttcaatctgcactcagagttcattcattctctcttgggaggtagatagcttttttcatcatgattcctttgacatttctttcacagttgattatcataatATTTCTGTTGATGTGTACAATGTCCTACTGATTCTTGTTActttactatgtatcagttcatagaagtcttcctaagtttttttctgaaatgacccccttcattatttcttaatacataatagtattccaccatGATCATATGCCAAATCTTGGATggtcattctccaatttataggcatctcttcaatttctaattctttgccaacacaaagatctgctataaatgttttggaatatatcttttttctttgatccatGAGAGCTTTTTTGATTTATGCAagtttgtaattattttaaagatgaattttatcTATTTATGTGTATCCgtattttcctccattagaatgtaagctccttgaagggattatttcacttttgtattaACAGTGCCTGGTATGGaactagtatttaataaatatttgttgattgtttgGTATTATGCTgctaaataattcattttttcttcttctatattaCTTGTTATAAGGGACAACTTGGTGAatcagaaaggggaaagaaatcaATTCAGAAACAGAAGTCATACAACAACAAAAGATGAGTTAAAATGAACAATTAGGAATATTATCAGAACTATTGATAGaccaaattaaatataaatatacatacatatgtgtctatatacacaatataacacatacacatatatacatatatacacatatacatgacAGTGTCTAGAAAGTCATCCTTAGAACCAACAAGACatctgctgtgtgaccctgggcaaatcacttaacctctctctcagtgctctaggaaCCTCTCTAAATCTGTAAGTTGCATTTGTGCTGACCTGGATTAGTTATAGAGGGGTTTCTTCACCTGAGAATTCCTTgtattaataaaatcattttcatatttatttctatcCATATCATACATCCCTACATGAATACTTGCAAATCTATACATCTATCCATGCacacatatgaaaatatatacacacatagatgaATATGCTGGATAAAATTAtatagagggaggaagggagaaatgatATGTAGATGGGTTGATGGATTAATAGATCAATGGATGGATCGATGATTGGATGGATATATTAAGACATTTCTAAATTGTTTTAGGCTAGGCCTTTCTAGTAattagctgtgtaattctgggcaagtcacaaaaaaCTTCCTATTTACAGTTCCTCATCTGCCAACTGAGTAAATCATATTAGAAGATCTGAGTCCCCTacccctttgtttctttctgacggTATTTGTTTATAACCTTTCTTCTTTGATGAGGAATAtggtgatctctaagatcccttttggCTCACAAATTAAATGATTCTATGAAATGTTCTTCTCTtcaatttaagaatttaaaaaaaaacattgagaCACAGATTCTCTGATCTGGGAAAGTCCTCAAGGACCATCTAGACCAGCCTGTGTCTGAGCTGTAATCTCCCTCTATGAGATTCCTGATAGAGAGTTCCATCTGCTGAGGGAACtcagaaaatatttctaatttgtaGGAAACTTTTTGCTTTCAAAAGAGTTTGAAATCTGCCTCTGaaacttcctcttcctcttcttagcTCTGCTTTTTGGGGGCAAGCAGGACAAATTTCTCATCatggcagcccttcaaatatttgaagacaataattgctaacatttatataaatgcttacatAGAGCTTTACATGTTATTAAGTTTGAGCCTTAAAATAATGCTATGAGGTTGgggttattattatccctgttttaccaatgaggaaaatgagcctAAGAGAAGTTCATTGACTTTTCCAGAATCATACAATTCCTAAGTTACTGTTGGGACCAGAATTCAGGTTTTCATgcttgattccaagtctggcaCATTGTcctgtttctccatctctccctagATACTGTACCCCCATTCTTCCAGTCTTctctaaaatgaatttatttaatcACTCctggtattattttattttttaatatatttaaaaattttatttgttgttaGTTATATTAAAATCCTgaggtatctccctccctctcttccctgcaTTAGAAAAGATAACAGtttaaatatctatatctatctatatatatgtataatacatgtatgcatatgtatatatgaactgtgtctttcatgtttctatttatcaattctataGAGTTGGACActcataagttattcttcaaacattaattctgtagctgaatataatgttctcttcattctactcattttgttattcataatttcatgtcaGTCTCTCCATGATTTTTAACACATTAACTtgctaggggcagctgggtaactcagtgtattgggaaccaggcctagagatgggaggtcttaggttcaaatgtggcctcagacacttcccagctgtgtgaccctgggcaagtcacttaacccctattgcctagtcctcaccaaggtaagggtttaaatttttttaattaacttgttcatcatatcttatggtgcagtagtattccatcacaattatataccacaacttgttcagccattccccaattaatggatagcttcttaattttcaattatttgctacatcaaagagagcttctataaatactttagaatgtatctttttccctttttccttgatctccttgggaaacagatccaaCAATGATATTGCACAGCTTTATAACTgcctgggcatagttccagatctCTCTCCATCCTTGCATGATTTTCAGTTGGACTTCTGTGGATGCTCCGTGGCTTGTTAATGTCATTCCTCAAATGTGCTACTCAGAACTTAAAGCAATTTTAATAAATTCAATCTAATCAATAAATACTATGTTATGGGAATGGCTTTGTGCTCTATAGTATAAGATAAATATGACAAATCAGAACAAATGCAGTCCTCATAGTTTGGCAGACTATTAGGGATAAAACCCCTTAAGGTCATATAGAATATTGGGTCTTAGGGTTGGACGGAagattttgttcatttgttttgttttgcttttttcctttccccatctccatAGTATGGTAAGTCTTATCATGAATGGAATAGTCCCTTCATTGGCTTCCTTTCTGATCTCATTTTCCACAACAAAGATTCTCTTGGTTCCCATTTTCACCCTCTATACTGCCTTACTTCTGATCCTCCTTTGCTCTTCCCTTTACTGATGACTAGAAAACCAAGTCAAGTTTGAAACAAACATAAATCAGGATGTGGGCAGGCAGAAGACAACCCACTCTTCTTCTCACAATATgatgttttcacttttttttttctctttggacaACTGTTGTCTAtgacacagaggatagagcaccaggccaggagtcagtgagacatgaattcaaataggACCTTagagatgcttactagttgtgtgattctaggtaactcaggtcttcttaaacAGATGCAAGATAATTATAAAGAAAGATTTGtaggatttagtgacttgtctgTATGGGattgaggggaaggggaaaggagatgaTGCTCTTACTTTCTCTTCACCTCCTCTACCCACAAAAAGCTTATATTGTGGATGCAACAGAAGCAATGCAATCACAGAGTTAGACCTAGCAATAGTTCATTGAGAAGAACTTCTGaataaatagctaacatttccatAGCACCTACTCTAttccaggcactatattaagcacttcacaaatattttctcatttcattcccATTATAACTCtggaatattttaattattatctatttgtattataattattgtatattataattatttcattattcataataagttgctattattatccccattttgcagatgaggaaaatctgGCCATTTAGTTCGTGAGTTTCTGAGAGGATTTTgatttaggttttcctgactgagTCCAGCACTGTTACtcagttttattctttatatagcaTGTTGGACactttgtatataattgttttcaCATTgtcttcattagactgtgagctctttaagAGCAGGGATTATATGTTGTTTTTTCTGTATATCCCTAGTATTTCACAGAACtcctggcacattgtagatgcttaataaatgtttcctgactgTCTGAATATCTAGATTTCTACAGGTGCCTATGTAAAGGTAAAATCAATTTTCATACAATATCTCTTTGGCTAAAAAATCCTCACAGTAAATGACTATTGAGGTAATAGATGTCTGTTTAGGAATCTTAGGATGGGTTTGGGGGCAGGATTATGACCATAAAAATCTTCTATTATATTAGAGAGTATTAAGTTTTACAACTTTTGATCAAAGATTAACTGAATTAAAATTCCCATAACCAGATGCAACTTttgtgagttttttaaaaaaatgaaattaattcatttttggttctcattttctttgttttaaatttgcGTTTCTGTGGAGTTTCAAAACTTCCAACACTTTAGAAATTCTGTGATGAGATTTCCTCCATTTCTATCAATGCTAGTGGATTGTAATCCCTCTCAGCTTTAGTAGATGGTGTCATAAGTAGCTGGGACCAGAGCAAATAAACCAACCAACCACAAAATCACCCAGTGACTGAGGAAAATTACCAGAGGGTAAT
This sequence is a window from Monodelphis domestica isolate mMonDom1 chromosome 3, mMonDom1.pri, whole genome shotgun sequence. Protein-coding genes within it:
- the LOC103104503 gene encoding cell cycle progression protein 1-like; protein product: MTSSKELSGAVNFLLKPLSPGLPPFIFVEECVPVIEKLTEVNILGSEDFNLGSSSSSQYTFCQPDTVFPSRPSDDESSSDETSHQPSPTLRRRRARKKTISCSESEDRPPIEHESDSPKEKVHQRHFNSSLNKCIILALVIAVSMGFGHFYGTIQIQKRQELVRKIHVDELNGMKDYLYQCQQEQGASGDKSLRENLATCLRLTEVEKIAFETQKKTLATENHHLRVSLEKEEKALSSLQEELRKLREQIRNLEDKETSTESIVSENQKLKQHLEEEKQKSHSFLSQKETLLAEAQMLRKELEKERQTTIALREELDLLSSKQSSGDIDSPNILTENKEIETLRARLTELEWKLNFEQQRSDLWERLYVEAKDQSGRQENNEKNKGSKGTNKARKSKDTLFGSVKETFDAMKNSTKEFVRHHKEKIKQAKEAVKENLKKFSDSVKSTFSHFKDTTKTVFDEKGNKKFGDKRDEVTKKAKTVYREYLHPQPRPPSKNTHHKSPSMARSGRKQKSVQFETFENTNSQKCSTIQDSVRNYHFLKNPSDFIECGHQEKQPVQFETFGKNTNSQKCSTDKDCVKSSHRLTKGCFGVFECAHQESVSLFNRVLDPVRIDEFNQLMQRYVQEEVNDFHHWGELQQFINKFFHNSVFIHDQMLFTDFVNDVKDYLEDMKEYQVDNHGVFEDLDDYIYRHFFGDTFSPQYGPSRPDKKHRMVNIENSRHRKQEQKYPQPQHYKREGKWHKHGRSNGRHTANLEIELGQLPFDPKY